In Porites lutea chromosome 9, jaPorLute2.1, whole genome shotgun sequence, a single window of DNA contains:
- the LOC140947788 gene encoding steroid 17-alpha-hydroxylase/17,20 lyase-like has product MFIVIVFAIVILYILLKAATRWSESQNMPPGECWFPFRAIFNRSEITAPCERLMEMAKVYGDVFTIKRGRQITVFINNIPVAKKALQNKGNDFAGRAYSQACDLLTQGRMGFINGDFDSTLELHNKVLKLALHMITDSCFSLSLEQKISKEADFLVDRFKEAMNEPFDPKYKVYLAVVNAFSSILFEKRYKINDPEFYEVVELNIRLRKISNNAEILDRFPLLRYFPIDLVNDVSEVIRSSDLLLKNKLKEHRSTFMNDNIRDFTDALLKAFSLMDSGMSRMKENQVLDDDNLILMIMDVFFAGVDPVSATLSWVIAHLASHPHVQAKLHLELDTVMSSNRRPSLSDRSSLPYLQAVMYETLRLASPVPLSFPHKAVTDSNLQGFTIPKGCSVIFNFWAMHHDGRQWENPHQFRPERFIDAQGNLLPLPSLSFLPFGCGSRGCLGQSLAMIKFFLFFSRLVSEFKFSVPPGCDRPSMLGTTTTVREPRPFRVFVTLR; this is encoded by the coding sequence ATGTTCATAGTTATAGTCTTTGCCATCGTTATATTGTACATCCTATTAAAAGCAGCTACTCGCTGGTCAGAATCACAGAACATGCCTCCAGGAGAATGTTGGTTTCCATTTCGAGCAATCTTTAATCGATCTGAGATCACTGCACCATGCGAAAGGTTGATGGAAATGGCTAAGGTTTACGGCGATGTTTTTACCATAAAACGAGGAAGACAGATAACAGTTTTCATCAACAACATTCCTGTTGCAAAGAAAGCACTACAAAATAAGGGAAATGATTTTGCTGGAAGGGCTTACTCTCAGGCTTGTGATCTTCTCACGCAAGGGAGGATGGGATTTATAAACGGTGACTTTGACTCCACCTTGGAACTTCATAACAAGGTGTTAAAGTTGGCATTGCATATGATCACAGATTCGTGTTTTTCGTTGTCTTTAGAACAGAAAATCAGCAAAGAAGCAGATTTCCTTGTGGATCGATTCAAAGAGGCCATGAACGAACCATTTGATCCAAAATACAAAGTTTATCTCGCTGTCGTAAACGCATTCTCTTCTATTCTATTTGAGAAAAGATACAAAATTAACGATCCCGAATTTTATGAGGTTGTTGAGTTAAATATCCGTCTCAGAAAAATTTCTAACAATGCAGAAATTTTAGATAGGTTTCCCCTCCTGCGATATTTCCCTATAGACTTGGTTAACGATGTGAGCGAAGTCATTCGCTCCAGCGATCTGCTTTTAAAGAATAAACTTAAGGAACATCGTTCTACGTTTATGAACGATAACATCCGGGATTTTACAGACGCGTTGCTGAAGGCCTTCAGTCTTATGGATAGTGGGATGTCCCGTATGAAAGAAAATCAGGTATTGGACGATGACAACTTGATATTAATGATCATGGATGTATTCTTCGCTGGAGTCGACCCAGTATCAGCAACGTTGTCCTGGGTTATTGCACATCTAGCAAGCCATCCTCACGTCCAGGCTAAATTACACCTTGAACTGGATACTGTCATGAGCAGTAATCGTCGCCCGAGTCTGAGTGACAGATCTAGTTTGCCGTATTTGCAAGCGGTGATGTACGAAACCCTCCGACTTGCTTCGCCTGTGCCGCTTAGCTTCCCACACAAAGCAGTCACAGACTCGAACCTTCAGGGTTTCACGATACCTAAAGGCTGTTCCGTTATTTTCAACTTCTGGGCTATGCACCACGATGGACGACAGTGGGAGAATCCTCACCAATTCAGACCTGAGCGATTCATTGATGCTCAAGGGAACCTTCTACCTCTGCCCTCGCTAAGCTTTCTACCGTTCGGTTGTGGATCTCGAGGATGTTTAGGCCAATCTTTGGCTATGATaaaattttttctatttttttcgcgTCTCGTCAGTGAATTCAAGTTCAGTGTCCCCCCTGGATGTGACCGCCCCAGCATGCTTGGTACCACCACCACCGTACGAGAGCCCAGACCTTTCAGAGTATTTGTCACTTTAAGATAA
- the LOC140948778 gene encoding prolactin-releasing peptide receptor-like: MMSLQVINQVLLPFYAVVVLFGIPCNVLFIAVVRRTRVMHSTTNFLLANIAIADVISLIVCIPGVILQFIDHPKGDLGSFLCKFVTMHHVAGVTLLVSGFTLTVISVDRHNALLRPMDENIRLRKKHVKFAIGLIWIFSTALVIPLFVKQHYVEEVNNCHMDWKATTSKAYWGILAVLVMLSLLVMSVCYFRIVKSILSKELLAENRQEGSIPMWDEDNKSKRKLVRLLVSVTVIFTMCFVPFTCVSAMSISTSTLSYKVPYFLVYFSCSVNPVVYIIQSSNYRTGIKYLFANRRRVHAIKESIILSAHVRTSKPL; encoded by the coding sequence ATGATGAGTTTACAGGTGATCAATCAGGTACTTCTACCTTTCTATGCAGTGGTTGTACTGTTCGGTATCCCATGTAACGTTCTATTTATTGCAGTGGTTAGAAGAACACGTGTCATGCACTCAACAACAAACTTTTTGCTTGCCAATATCGCTATTGCTGATGTTATTTCTCTAATCGTCTGCATCCCTGGGGTGATACTGCAATTTATTGACCATCCAAAGGGGGATCTTGGCAGTTTCCTCTGTAAATTTGTTACCATGCACCACGTCGCTGGAGTAACACTGCTAGTCTCTGGTTTTACACTAACGGTTATATCGGTTGATAGGCATAACGCTCTGCTTCGACCAATGGACGAAAATATACGTCTTCGAAAGAAACATGTTAAATTTGCTATTGGCCTTATTTGGATCTTCTCTACTGCCCTTGTGATACCACTTTTTGTCAAACAGCACTACGTAGAGGAGGTAAATAATTGTCATATGGACTGGAAAGCAACAACGTCTAAAGCTTACTGGGGAATATTGGCGGTTCTGGTAATGCTTTCGTTGCTGGTAATGTCAGTGTGTTATTTTCGCATTGTGAAGAGTATTTTAAGTAAAGAGTTGTTAGCTGAAAACAGGCAAGAAGGGAGTATACCAATGTGGGATGAAGACAACAAGAGTAAACGGAAACTGGTCAGGCTTTTAGTCAGTGTTACGGTGATTTTCACCATGTGCTTTGTTCCATTTACCTGTGTTTCGGCAATGAGTATTTCAACAAGTACACTGTCTTACAAAGTGCCGTATTTTTTAGTGTATTTTAGCTGCTCAGTAAATCCTGTAGTGTATATAATTCAGAGTTCCAATTACCGGACAGGTATAAAGTATCTCTTTGCCAACAGACGCAGAGTTCATGCAATAAAAGAAAGTATCATCTTGTCCGCACATGTCCGCACATCTAAGCCTCTTTAA
- the LOC140949222 gene encoding uncharacterized protein yields the protein MPMIEDIDLSFNEISDLEEGAFDRLDHLKTLLLNGNKLKRIHSGTLGNLMSLTRLELASNQIQAIDEGVFSCSPLVKTLVLKANKLHGIPKEIFLDLQFLDHLDMSQNPVYYIESDALIGLRSLKTIKLNDCNISGIQNNTFSPLENIITIHLENNPLKCDCHLSWILSWLSRKPEVKLEGAVCRTPLNISGQNLSSANLRSFVCTCADCNKEAACSVPPANCSCTQNLTGLSCNDICQSHNQPVTWCRKQDGNCSCKSSAVAQETGKTSNCSFNVTSEKCSEHGEVTKKGAHLECVCQTGFTGNGIICADINECNKTRKGCLFEREVCINTLGSYRCECSRGFRYMVPGRTSPCEDIDECKENKPCDLHAKCHNSKGSFTCTCLAGYRGDGKTCLPLPAKPMDVKVTAINPNEVTVTWNVADDTIIRYFTVEYKWLDKEWQFVKIQPNRTQAHLKDLDSDSSYLVRIGAFSIYNTSVYSVEKLFKTPAIDFGTTVSLTDSSQNSTTIVVALVVSIAVLAIIAGVLYFMMKRRKTRKERHGHPQFPGLEDLIEMRSRTHSGGPETRGNRDLVEIGSGLQSFTSCTADIKDEWEIPRDVLIIGHKIGEGQFGLVLEGTLMTEEGPLKVAVKTIKENADRFDIKDLLQEMEMMKEIGQHPHIVSLVGTCTTPGPLYIITEYVSGGNLLDYLRASRPDDETYVNVTSTLSSRDLLKIALDCARGMSHIANKKFVHRDLAARNILLTEEHQAKVADFGLARDIYGDGQYVKTGGGRLPIKWMAPESIQDQVYTTMSDVWSFGVLLWEIVTIGGSPYPCVPVNLLLTKLLCGYRMSKPAHCSEELYNLMMSCWDMNPEARPNFSELCHILSEMLSESARSYVNITVSDERFHGHVEESSGNAHEQTTSV from the exons ATGCCAATGATAGAGGATATAGACCTTAGTTTCAACGAAATAAGCGACTTAGAGGAAGGTGCTTTTGATAGGTTGGATCACTTGAAAACTCTTTTATTGAACGGAAATAAACTAAAAAGAATACATAGCGGTACTTTGGGGAACCTGATGTCTCTAACGCGACTTGAGCTGGCTTCGAATCAGATCCAAGCAATCGATGAAGGTGTTTTCAGCTGTTCGCCCCTTGTGAAGACACTTGTTCTCAAGGCTAACAAGTTACATGGAATtcccaaagaaatttttttggatCTACAGTTTTTAGATCACCTTGATATGAGCCAAAATCCAGTATATTATATTGAATCGGATGCTTTAATCGGCCTACGAAGTTTAAAGACGATAAAGTTAAACGACTGCAACATTTCCGGGATTCAAAACAACACTTTCTCTCCGCTTGAAAACATCATCACTATTCACCTTGAAAACAACCCACTGAAATGCGACTGTCATTTGAGCTGGATCCTTAGCTGGTTGTCAAGAAAGCCAGAAGTTAAGCTAGAAGGAGCTGTTTGTCGAACCCCACTTAACATTTCAGGTCAAAACTTGTCATCAGCCAACTTGAGGTCATTTGTTTGCACATGCGCAGATTGCAACAAAGAAGCCGCTTGCAGCGTACCACCGGCAAATTGTTCCTGTACCCAAAACCTAACGGGACTATCATGTAATGATATCTGTCAATCACATAACCAACCAGTGACTTGGTGCAGAAAACAAGATGGAAACTGCTCTTGCAAGAGTAGTGCTGTTGCCCAGGAAACGGGCAAGACTTCAAACTGCTCGTTTAACGTAACTTCAGAAAAATGCAGCGAGCATGGTGAAGTAACGAAAAAAGGAGCTCATTTAGAGTGTGTCTGTCAAACAGGATTCACTGGAAACGGAATCATCTGCGCCGACATCAACGAATGTAATAAAACTCGAAAAGGATGTTTGTTTGAACGTGAGGTGTGTATCAATACGTTGGGCTCATATCGCTGCGAATGTAGTCGAGGTTTTAGGTACATGGTACCTGGAAGAACAAGTCCCTGTGAAGATATTGATGAGTGCAAGGAAAATAAACCGTGTGATCTTCACGCCAAATGCCATAACAGTAAAG GCTCGTTCACATGCACGTGCCTTGCTGGTTACAGGGGAGACGGAAAAACTTGTCTGCCGTTACCCGCCAAACCGATGGACGTCAAAGTAACGGCGATAAACCCAAACGAAGTGACGGTGACTTGGAATGTGGCTGATGATACCATAATAAGGTATTTTACAGTGGAGTATAAGTGGTTGGACAAAGAATGGCAGTTTGTTAAGATACAACCTAACAGAACGCAGGCACATCTGAAAGATTTGGATTCAGATTCAAGTTACCTAGTGCGCATAG GTGCTTTCTCCATCTACAACACAAGTGTCTACAGCGTAGAGAAATTATTCAAGACTCCCGCCATAGATTTTGGTACAACAGTAAGCTTGACAGACAGTTCACAAAACTCGACTACTATTGTTGTAGCGCTCGTAGTGAGCATTGCTGTGTTGGCAATCATAGCTGGCGTACTTTACTTTATGATGAAGAGAAGAAAGACTCGGAAAGAAAGACATGGTCATCCCCAGTTTCCTGGACTCGAGGATCTGATTGAGATGAGATCACGGACTCACAGTGGGGGGCCTGAGACGAGAGGAAACCGAGATCTAGTGGAAATCG GAAGCGGTTTGCAGTCGTTTACGAGTTGCACTGCTGATATCAAAGATGAATGGGAAATTCCACGTGATGTTCTCATTATTGGTCACAAAATTGGTGAAGGACAGTTTGGTCTGGTATTGGAAGGGACGCTCATGACTG AGGAGGGTCCGCTGAAGGTTGCCGTGAAAACGATCAAAGAAAATGCAGATCGTTTCGACATCAAAGATCTTTTGCAGGAGATGGAAATGATGAAAGAGATTGGTCAGCATCCACATATCGTCAGCCTGGTGGGCACGTGCACCACACCAGGACCGCTGTACATCATAACCGAGTACGTATCAGGCGGCAATTTACTTGATTATCTCAGGGCCAGTAGGCCAGACGATGAGACCTACGTCAACGTCACGTCCACGCTCAGTTCCCGTGACCTGCTGAAGATTGCGCTGGACTGTGCACGGGGAATGAGTCACATCGCCAATAAAAAATTCGTCCATCGAGATCTTGCTGCTAGAAACATTCTTCTTACTGAAGAACACCAGGCTAAAGTTGCTGATTTTGGTTTGGCGCGAGATATTTACGGCGATGGACAATACGTGAAAACCGGTGGAGGAAGACTGCCAATCAAATGGATGGCTCCAGAATCTATTCAGGATCAAGTATATACTACCATGTCTGATGTCTGGTCATTCGGGGTTCTCCTATGGGAAATCGTCACCATCGGGGGCTCTCCATATCCATGTGTCCCGGTAAATCTTCTCTTAACGAAGCTCCTGTGCGGATATCGTATGTCTAAACCAGCGCACTGTTCCGAAGAGCTTTATAACTTGATGATGTCGTGCTGGGACATGAATCCCGAGGCTAGGCCGAACTTTTCCGAACTGTGCCACATACTTTCAGAGATGCTGTCGGAATCGGCGAGGTCTTACGTGAACATCACTGTAAGTGACGAAAGATTTCATGGGCATGTGGAGGAAAGCTCTGGTaatgcgcatgagcagaccaccTCAGTTTAG
- the LOC140949139 gene encoding uncharacterized protein, protein MRCVIYIITSAIAFHITFQALSTAHETGKSFQTAGCSYVTKYCNSSMDDLDRNRLFSSIAVNCSARNLTDFPTHLPSTTTELVLSYNKISEINMEEMKSIPYLKELWIEENNFSFISDGVFENNFMLESLNLYLNGNEIFMIEKEAFHGLNHLSLLDLSNNKLTKISGRSFGRLASLQKLNLGYNQISRVQYRSFFNLTNLKVFVINDNNLTTVPRALAFPRGVEHLDLSVNPIEFVPMEAFARLHLLEILNLSFSKVRVFHGNHLKKLLPRLRLFVHHNPMDCTCDLRWLKQWFEDDILRSSEIRSLPHVKCEYPKSLTGKSIMTVNIADMNCSCEYCQKSSECSSDRNTCNCNDDSRAGHLATCRSIVASSNASSELMCSFSQGKCFCSNMSEVCENNAYLTYENCYSPDCVCKPGYHGNGFLNCTDVDECHQEHNLCHKDADCINTEGSYQCVCRNGYQGNGTVCDSMKHQTVVAIVTTSVSMVIFVVLISTLVFCIFPKRRAIPREEREYPPTGRKKKKKQSTKRCVDLYKIRQLSFTNTVFRQELESSVHGDEWEIPRKKLRLIRAIGEGAFGVVMEGTLDTDEGITRVAVKTLKPDADRYDYKDLMTELTIMKQAGSHPNIVSLLGACSKEGPLYLVMEFVSGGNLLAYLRSNRCENPHYINMSSSLNERQLLKIAEDVASGMNYLSSLNLLHRDLAARNVLLTEEKVAKVTDFGLARDVHTEGIYTKTTTSGRLPVKWMAPESIRFYSYTSKSDVWSFGILLWEIITIGECPYPGIPARLLAGKLMSGYRMAKPSQCSDELYEVMRACWQLDTEARPTFAELANILHGILARTGRAYVNLGLETYTSDTDHIQTTEAEIHEFKDQESSFKIEIEAPEVNGTDLTPINEGHLDGHVTTRL, encoded by the exons ATGAGATGTGTCATCTACATTATAACTTCTGCAATTGCTTTCCACATTACTTTCCAAGCTTTGTCTACAGCTCATGAAACGGGAAAATCGTTTCAAACAGCAGGATGCAGCTATGTTACAAAATATTGCAATTCTTCCATGGACGATCTTGACAGAAATAGACTCTTCTCCTCAATTGCCGTCAACTGCTCAGCGCGAAATCTAACAGATTTCCCAACACACTTGCCCAGTACAACTACTGAACTAGTGCTGAGTTACAACAAAATTTCAGAGATAAATATGGAAGAAATGAAAAGTATTCCATATCTCAAAGAACTTTGGAttgaagaaaataacttttcttttatCAGCGACGGAGTATTTGAAAACAACTTCATGTTAGAATCACTAAAT CTTTATTTGAACGGtaatgaaatttttatgattgaaAAAGAAGCTTTCCATGGTCTAAATCATTTGTCGCTACTTGACTTGTCAAATAACAAGCTTACAAAAATCTCAGGGAGGAGTTTTGGAAGACTTGCATCTCTGCAGAAATTGAATCTTGGCTACAACCAAATTAGCCGCGTTCAATACAGATCATTCTTTAATTTGAcgaatttgaaagtttttgttaTCAACGACAACAACTTGACTACAGTTCCGAGAGCTTTAGCCTTTCCGAGAGGGGTAGAACACCTTGATCTCAGTGTAAATCCCATTGAGTTCGTTCCTATGGAGGCTTTTGCACGACTACACTTGTTAGAAATCCTAAATCTGAGTTTTTCGAAAGTAAGAGTGTTTCATGGTAATCACCTAAAGAAACTTCTGCCTCGTCTGAGGCTGTTTGTTCACCACAACCCAATGGATTGTACGTGTGACTTGCGATGGCTAAAACAATGGTTTGAAGATGACATATTAAGAAGCAGTGAAATACGCAGCTTGCCCCATGTTAAGTGTGAATATCCTAAGTCGTTGACCGGAAAATCTATCATGACCGTAAACATCGCAGACATGAATTGTTCATGTGAATATTGTCAAAAGTCCTCGGAGTGTTCTTCTGATAGGAATACATGCAATTGTAATGATGATAGTCGGGCAGGGCACCTGGCCACCTGTCGATCTATCGTCGCCAGTAGCAATGCGTCTTCCGAACTAATGTGTAGTTTTTCTCAAGGGAAATGCTTTTGCTCCAACATGTCTGAGGTTtgtgaaaacaatgcttacctAACATATGAAAATTGTTATTCACCTGATTGTGTGTGCAAACCCGGTTACCACGGCAACGGATTTCTTAACTGTACAGATGTTGACGAGTGCCACCAAGAACATAATCTATGCCATAAGGACGCTGACTGTATAAACACTGAAGGCTCGTATCAATGCGTTTGTCGTAATGGTTACCAAGGTAACGGAACTGTATGTGATTCCATGAAACATCAAACAGTAGTTGCCATAGTAACTACCTCGGTGTCCATGGTAATATTTGTTGTTCTCATTAGCACGCtggtattttgtatttttcccAAACGACGTGCAATACCCCGAGAAGAAAGGGAATATCCTCCAACTggcagaaagaaaaagaagaaacagtcAACCAAGAGATGTGTTGACCTGTATAAAATTCGCCAACTGAGCTTTACTAATACTGTTTTTAGACAAG AACTGGAGTCATCGGTCCATGGAGATGAATGGGAAATCCCCCGAAAGAAACTGCGCCTGATCAGAGCCATCGGAGAAGGAGCTTTTGGGGTGGTGATGGAAGGAACTTTAGATACAG ATGAAGGCATAACTAGAGTAGCTGTGAAAACTTTGAAACCGGATGCTGATCGCTACGATTACAAGGACTTAATGACTGAGCTGACAATTATGAAACAGGCGGGGAGCCATCCGAACATTGTTAGTCTGTTGGGAGCATGCTCTAAGGAGGGACCGCTGTACTTAGTGATGGAGTTCGTTTCCGGTGGGAACCTTTTGGCCTATCTCAGAAGCAACAGATGTGAAAACCCACATTATATTAACATGTCGTCTTCTCTGAATGAACGACAACTTTTAAAAATCGCTGAAGATGTGGCAAGTGGGATGAATTATCTTAGTAGTTTGAACTTGCTTCACCGAGACTTGGCTGCTAGAAATGTTTTGCTAACGGAAGAAAAAGTAGCCAAAGTCACAGATTTCGGACTTGCACGTGATGTACATACTGAGGGAATTTACACCAAGACCACTACATCCGGTCGATTACCCGTGAAGTGGATGGCTCCCGAGTCCATACGGTTCTACAGTTATACCTCTAAGTCTGACGTCTGGTCGTTTGGAATACTGTTATGGGAAATTATTACGATAGGAGAATGCCCCTACCCAGGTATCCCGGCACGACTGCTTGCAGGAAAGCTGATGTCTGGATATCGCATGGCAAAGCCTTCACAATGTTCTGATGAACTCTATGAAGTCATGAGAGCTTGTTGGCAACTTGACACAGAAGCAAGGCCCACTTTCGCTGAGTTGGCAAATATCTTGCACGGAATTTTAGCTCGGACAGGACGTGCTTACGTTAATTTAGGACTGGAAACATACACTTCCGACACCGATCACATTCAAACAACAGAGGCTGAAATCCATGAATTCAAGGACCAAGAAAGCAGTTTTAAGATAGAGATAGAGGCACCGGAAGTGAATGGAACTGATTTAACACCCATTAATGAGGGACATTTGGACGGACATGTTACTACAAGGCTCTAA
- the LOC140949140 gene encoding thiol S-methyltransferase TMT1B-like, giving the protein MMAALWALCSVLTIAAVGAILTKIIVKMAMSSAWYKKSFAERQNQWSKSAGLFFAPLKQKLFSDLDEHLKQLKGDVLEIGIGAGQNFDDYPQGMSLIAVDYNPHVEKLLKENLAKAGGRVQMKTFIVASSEDMSGAEGKVGVEDNSVAAVVCTKLLCSLTEEQIAKTVQEVKRVLMPGGRFFFMEHVLGV; this is encoded by the exons ATGATGGCGGCTCTCTGGGCACTTTGCTCTGTGTTAACAATAGCTGCAGTTGGAGCGATTTTAACAAAGATTATTGTAAAAATGGCAATGTCGTCAGCTTGGTACAAAAAGTCATTTGCCGAGAGACAAAATCAATGGTCAAAAAGTGCTGGCCTGTTCTTTGCACCTTTGAAGCAAAAGCTCTTCTCAGACCTTGATGAACATCTTAAGCAACTTAAAGGTGATGTTTTGGAAATTGGCATTGGTGCGGGACAAAACTTTGATGATTATCCTCAAGGTATGTCTCTTATAGCAGTTGACTACAATCCACATGTGGAGAAACTACTTAAAGAAAATTTGGCAAAAGCTGGGGGCAGAGTTCAAATGAAGACGTTTATTGTAGCTTCATCAGAGGATATGAGTGGTGCCGAAGGAAAAGTCGGTGTTGAGGACAAttctgttgctgctgttgtgTGTACAAAGTTGTTGTGTTCCCTAACTGAGgagcaaatagcgaaaactgTTCAAGAAGTGAAAAGAGTTTTAATGCCT GGAGGAAGATTTTTCTTCATGGAGCATGTATTGGGTGTGTAG